One Flavobacterium sp. 90 DNA segment encodes these proteins:
- a CDS encoding low molecular weight protein-tyrosine-phosphatase, whose protein sequence is MPVKVLMVCLGNICRSPLAEGILASKLPQDKFIVDSAGTGSWHIGHAPDKRSIAVAKKNGLSIENQKGRQFKTSDFDEFDYIYVMDNSNYRDVIHLAKTTEHKNKVQLILNELFPDENVDVPDPYFGAVNGFDNVYQMLDEVAEIIAKKLIKAHS, encoded by the coding sequence ATGCCAGTAAAAGTTTTAATGGTTTGTTTGGGAAACATTTGTAGATCGCCTTTAGCCGAAGGTATTTTAGCATCAAAATTGCCCCAAGATAAATTTATTGTTGATTCTGCAGGAACAGGATCATGGCATATTGGTCACGCTCCGGATAAGCGCTCTATTGCAGTTGCTAAAAAAAACGGTTTATCTATTGAGAATCAAAAAGGCAGACAATTTAAAACTTCTGATTTTGACGAATTTGACTATATCTACGTTATGGATAATTCAAATTATCGCGATGTCATTCATTTAGCCAAAACGACGGAACACAAAAACAAAGTTCAACTTATTTTAAATGAGTTATTTCCGGACGAAAACGTAGATGTTCCAGACCCTTATTTCGGAGCCGTTAATGGTTTTGACAATGTTTATCAAATGTTAGACGAAGTTGCTGAAATCATTGCCAAAAAACTAATCAAAGCACACTCATAA
- a CDS encoding SDR family oxidoreductase, protein MSYTDKMLRDDALKGKVIVVTGGGSGLGKAMTKYFLELGAQVAITSRDLEKLKNTATELETETGGKCLPLQCDVRHYEEVENMLQEVLKTFGKVDVLLNNAAGNFISPTERLSANAFDTVIDIVLKGSKNCTLAFGKHWIDTKQTSTTILNIVTTYAWTGSAYVVPSATAKAGVLAMTRSLAVEWAKYGIRSNAIAPGPFPTKGAWDRLLPGDLAEKFDMAKKVPLKRVGDHQELANLAAYLVSDFSAYVNGDVITIDGGEWLKGAGQFNLLEAIPEELWDQLEMMIKAKKNK, encoded by the coding sequence ATGAGCTATACAGATAAAATGTTAAGAGATGACGCTTTAAAAGGTAAGGTCATTGTTGTTACAGGTGGAGGAAGCGGTTTAGGAAAAGCTATGACCAAATACTTCTTAGAATTAGGAGCTCAGGTAGCGATTACTTCAAGAGATTTAGAAAAGCTTAAAAACACTGCCACGGAACTTGAAACTGAAACCGGAGGAAAATGTTTACCACTTCAATGTGACGTTCGTCATTATGAAGAAGTAGAAAATATGCTTCAGGAAGTTTTAAAAACTTTCGGAAAAGTTGATGTTCTTTTGAACAATGCGGCAGGAAATTTCATTTCTCCTACAGAACGTTTATCTGCAAATGCATTTGATACTGTTATAGATATCGTATTAAAAGGTTCAAAAAACTGTACACTAGCTTTTGGAAAACACTGGATTGATACTAAACAAACATCAACTACGATTTTAAATATTGTAACAACTTACGCTTGGACAGGTTCTGCATATGTTGTACCAAGTGCTACCGCAAAAGCCGGAGTTCTTGCAATGACAAGAAGTTTAGCAGTAGAATGGGCAAAATACGGAATTCGTTCTAACGCAATTGCTCCAGGACCATTCCCTACAAAAGGTGCGTGGGACAGATTATTGCCTGGAGATCTTGCCGAAAAGTTTGATATGGCAAAAAAAGTGCCTTTGAAACGTGTTGGTGATCATCAGGAATTAGCAAATTTAGCTGCTTATTTAGTTTCTGATTTTTCAGCTTATGTAAATGGAGACGTTATCACAATCGATGGTGGCGAATGGTTAAAAGGTGCCGGACAATTTAATTTACTTGAAGCAATTCCGGAAGAACTTTGGGATCAGCTTGAAATGATGATAAAAGCAAAAAAGAATAAATAA
- a CDS encoding YigZ family protein has protein sequence MEYNDTYQTIAFESEEVLFKEKGSKFFGYAFPIENEDEVKPIIENLKKQHPHAVHFCYAYQLGTAPKISYRANDDGEPSNTAGAPIYGQIQSFGVTNVLVVVVRIFGGVKLGVGGLIAAYKTTAQTTLEVCEIVEKTIDVQFLISFDYKNMNKVMRVIKEKKLEITSQEMEIDEDSGLPIGKITTKTRKKNAESIFDIFDLMFEIDIKII, from the coding sequence TTGGAATATAACGATACGTATCAAACCATTGCTTTTGAATCAGAGGAAGTTCTTTTTAAAGAAAAAGGAAGTAAGTTCTTTGGCTATGCTTTTCCTATAGAAAATGAAGATGAAGTAAAACCTATCATCGAAAATCTTAAAAAGCAACATCCCCATGCGGTACATTTTTGTTATGCGTATCAATTAGGTACAGCACCAAAAATTTCTTATCGAGCCAATGATGACGGTGAACCAAGCAATACGGCTGGCGCTCCAATTTATGGACAAATACAATCTTTTGGTGTAACAAACGTTCTTGTAGTTGTAGTTCGAATTTTTGGAGGCGTTAAATTAGGCGTTGGCGGTTTGATTGCAGCTTATAAAACAACTGCACAAACGACTCTGGAAGTTTGCGAAATTGTGGAAAAAACAATTGACGTTCAGTTTTTAATCTCGTTTGATTATAAAAACATGAACAAAGTAATGCGAGTTATTAAAGAAAAAAAACTGGAAATTACGTCTCAGGAAATGGAAATCGATGAAGATTCCGGTCTTCCAATTGGTAAAATAACGACAAAAACGCGCAAAAAAAATGCCGAATCTATATTCGACATTTTTGATTTAATGTTTGAAATCGATATTAAAATTATCTAA
- the dnaA gene encoding chromosomal replication initiator protein DnaA: protein MTKTAQSVWENCLSFIKDNIQDQAYKTWFEPIKSVELTDNALYIQVPSKFFYEWLEEHYVKLLKVALTKELGKNAKLLYKIKMENTYGNKQPFTEQLPSANRVPMKPQEVDAPFKNLNPELKNPFVIPGIRNLKIESQLNANYSFDNFLEGDSNRLARSAGMAVANKPGGTSFNPLLIFGGVGLGKTHLAHAIGVEVKDKYPEKTVLYISAEIFTQQYIDSVKKNNRNDFIHFYQLIDVLIIDDVQFLSGKSGTQDVFFHIFNYLHQNGKQVILTSDKAPVDMQDIEQRLLSRFKWGLSAELHQPDYETRISILKNILYRDGVEMPEDIIEYVARNIKSNVRELEGAIISLIAQSSFNKKEVTIELAKSVVEKFVKNVKREISIDYIQKIVSDYFQLDIETLQSKTRKRHVVQARQLAMFFAKKFTKASLANIGSQIGDRDHATVLHACKTVDNLVSTDKQFKKFVEDINKKLTL, encoded by the coding sequence ATGACTAAAACTGCTCAATCGGTATGGGAAAACTGTTTGTCTTTTATAAAGGACAATATTCAAGATCAAGCATACAAAACTTGGTTCGAACCAATCAAATCAGTTGAGCTAACCGACAACGCATTATATATTCAGGTACCAAGTAAATTTTTCTACGAATGGCTAGAAGAACATTACGTAAAATTATTGAAAGTTGCGCTTACCAAAGAACTGGGAAAAAACGCAAAGTTACTCTATAAAATTAAAATGGAGAACACTTATGGCAATAAACAACCGTTTACCGAACAGTTGCCAAGTGCCAACAGAGTGCCAATGAAACCGCAAGAGGTTGATGCTCCGTTTAAAAACTTAAATCCTGAACTTAAAAATCCGTTTGTAATTCCCGGAATTAGAAATCTTAAAATTGAATCGCAGTTAAATGCAAATTACAGTTTTGATAATTTCTTAGAAGGAGATTCAAACCGTTTGGCTCGTTCTGCAGGTATGGCTGTAGCCAATAAACCTGGAGGAACATCATTTAATCCGTTATTGATTTTTGGTGGAGTTGGTTTAGGAAAAACACACTTAGCACACGCTATAGGTGTAGAAGTAAAAGACAAATATCCTGAAAAAACGGTTTTATATATTTCTGCCGAAATTTTCACACAACAATATATTGATTCGGTAAAAAAGAATAATCGTAATGATTTTATTCACTTTTACCAATTAATCGACGTTTTGATTATTGATGATGTTCAGTTTTTATCAGGAAAATCAGGAACTCAGGACGTATTTTTCCATATTTTCAATTACCTGCACCAAAACGGAAAGCAAGTAATTTTGACTTCGGACAAAGCTCCTGTAGATATGCAGGATATTGAGCAACGTTTATTGTCTCGTTTTAAATGGGGATTATCTGCTGAATTACATCAGCCGGATTATGAAACCAGAATTTCGATCTTAAAAAACATTCTTTATCGTGATGGTGTTGAAATGCCGGAAGATATTATTGAATATGTTGCCCGTAATATTAAATCTAATGTTCGTGAACTTGAAGGCGCTATTATTTCATTAATCGCACAATCTTCTTTCAACAAAAAAGAAGTTACGATTGAGTTAGCAAAAAGCGTTGTAGAGAAATTTGTTAAAAACGTTAAGAGAGAAATCTCTATCGATTATATTCAGAAAATTGTGTCTGATTATTTTCAGTTGGATATTGAAACACTTCAATCTAAAACCAGAAAGAGGCACGTTGTTCAGGCGAGACAATTGGCAATGTTCTTTGCAAAGAAATTTACTAAAGCATCTTTGGCAAATATTGGTTCACAAATTGGAGATCGCGATCACGCGACGGTATTACACGCTTGTAAAACTGTAGACAATTTAGTTTCTACAGATAAACAATTCAAGAAATTTGTCGAAGACATCAACAAAAAATTAACGCTATAA
- a CDS encoding SAM-dependent methyltransferase: protein MKLLGKLYLIPTTMGESDPMDVLPQTVKRSIDFIDHYIVENEKTARKSIKAVSPEKKQSELILFTLNKRTEPSEHLDFIKPLLEGKNVGLMSEAGCPGVADPGAVIVKLAHEKGIQVVPLVGPSSILLAMMASGMNGQSFTFNGYLPIDKDEKKSALKHFEKLSQDKNQSQIFIETPYRNNKLVEDILQIVNPSTHLCIATDITLPTEFIKTMRVSDWKKLKVDLHNRPTIFIIHKM from the coding sequence ATGAAACTTCTAGGAAAACTTTATTTAATTCCAACAACAATGGGCGAAAGCGATCCGATGGATGTTTTGCCGCAAACCGTAAAAAGAAGTATTGATTTTATAGATCATTATATTGTTGAAAACGAAAAAACAGCCAGAAAATCTATAAAAGCAGTTTCTCCAGAGAAAAAACAATCCGAACTTATACTTTTCACACTTAATAAACGCACTGAACCAAGTGAACATTTAGATTTTATAAAACCATTATTAGAAGGAAAAAATGTAGGTTTAATGAGCGAGGCCGGTTGCCCCGGAGTTGCAGACCCTGGTGCTGTAATTGTAAAATTGGCACATGAAAAAGGAATTCAGGTTGTACCTTTAGTTGGTCCTTCGTCTATTTTATTAGCAATGATGGCTTCCGGAATGAACGGACAAAGTTTTACCTTCAACGGATATTTACCAATTGATAAAGACGAGAAAAAATCGGCATTAAAACATTTTGAGAAATTATCTCAGGATAAAAATCAATCTCAGATTTTCATAGAAACTCCTTATAGAAACAATAAATTAGTGGAAGATATTTTACAAATCGTAAATCCTTCGACTCATCTTTGCATTGCAACTGATATTACGTTACCAACAGAATTTATTAAAACAATGCGTGTTTCTGATTGGAAAAAACTAAAAGTAGATTTACACAACAGACCAACAATTTTTATTATTCATAAAATGTAA
- a CDS encoding thioesterase family protein: MKNHQTQVRVRYSETDQMGVVYHGNYVPYFEIGRVEWLRNKGISYASMEESGIGLPIVSMQINYKKSARYDELLTIHTTFKSQSSVKIEFDCEIYNEANELLTTAVFILVFISLKTGRPTAPPDYILELFKTLE, encoded by the coding sequence ATGAAAAATCATCAAACGCAAGTGCGTGTTCGTTACTCAGAAACTGACCAAATGGGAGTCGTTTATCACGGAAATTATGTTCCATATTTTGAGATAGGACGCGTGGAATGGCTTAGAAATAAAGGGATTTCGTACGCAAGTATGGAAGAAAGCGGAATTGGATTGCCGATTGTTTCTATGCAAATAAATTATAAAAAATCGGCGCGTTATGATGAGCTCTTAACGATTCATACTACTTTCAAAAGTCAATCATCTGTTAAGATTGAATTCGACTGCGAGATCTATAACGAGGCGAATGAGTTATTAACAACTGCAGTGTTTATTTTAGTATTTATTTCGTTAAAAACAGGTCGTCCAACAGCACCTCCAGATTATATTTTAGAATTATTTAAAACGCTTGAATAA
- a CDS encoding methionine aminotransferase, translating to MSKLPNVTTSIFTVMSKMAAEYNAINLSQGFPNFPVDERLTDIIARLAKENVHQYTPMAGFPPLMNQIAKLVQSSYNRTINPETEILVTAGATQGIFTTILALIKTDDEVIILDPSYDSYESPVLLCNAKPVRVALNDDYTPNWETIEKACSSKTKMIIINNPHNPTGKILTEDDFLQLKRLLSKHPDILVLSDEVYEYITFEEKHISAHTKDFLLERCIMVSSFGKSFHITGWKIGYTVAPEHLMKEIKKVHQFLVFSVNSISQASISQYLDIVDVNLLGKFYQEKRDYFQKLLQNSRFELKPCEGTYFQVASYANISNEDDVTFCKKLITDHGVAAIPISTFYSDHKDQKLIRFCFAKDNFTLESAAKKLGNI from the coding sequence ATGAGTAAACTTCCAAATGTTACCACCAGTATTTTTACAGTAATGTCTAAAATGGCAGCTGAATATAATGCTATAAATCTTTCGCAGGGATTTCCAAATTTTCCGGTAGACGAAAGATTAACTGATATTATCGCAAGATTAGCTAAAGAAAATGTTCACCAATATACGCCAATGGCAGGTTTCCCGCCTTTGATGAATCAAATTGCAAAATTAGTTCAAAGTTCCTATAACAGAACCATTAATCCTGAAACAGAAATTTTGGTTACTGCCGGAGCAACTCAGGGAATTTTTACTACGATTCTAGCTTTAATTAAAACGGATGATGAAGTAATTATTCTGGATCCGAGTTATGATTCTTATGAATCCCCTGTTTTACTATGTAATGCAAAACCCGTTCGCGTAGCATTAAATGACGATTACACACCAAATTGGGAAACGATTGAAAAAGCGTGTTCATCAAAAACCAAGATGATTATCATCAACAATCCGCATAATCCAACTGGAAAAATCCTGACAGAAGACGATTTTCTTCAACTCAAAAGATTACTTTCAAAACACCCTGACATTCTCGTTTTATCTGATGAAGTTTACGAATACATCACTTTCGAAGAAAAACATATTTCTGCACACACCAAAGATTTCCTTTTAGAACGTTGTATTATGGTTTCTTCTTTCGGAAAATCTTTCCACATTACAGGTTGGAAAATTGGTTATACAGTTGCTCCGGAACATTTAATGAAAGAAATCAAAAAAGTACATCAGTTTTTAGTTTTTAGCGTCAATAGTATTTCACAAGCTTCAATAAGCCAATATTTAGATATTGTTGATGTAAATTTACTTGGAAAATTCTATCAGGAGAAGCGAGATTATTTTCAAAAATTACTTCAAAATAGCCGATTTGAATTAAAACCTTGCGAAGGAACTTATTTTCAGGTTGCTTCTTATGCAAATATTTCAAATGAAGACGATGTAACTTTTTGCAAAAAACTAATTACAGATCATGGCGTTGCTGCGATTCCTATTTCTACCTTTTATTCTGACCATAAAGACCAAAAATTAATACGTTTTTGCTTCGCTAAAGACAATTTCACTTTAGAATCTGCAGCAAAAAAATTAGGTAATATATAA